A genome region from Tolypothrix sp. PCC 7712 includes the following:
- a CDS encoding chromophore lyase CpcT/CpeT: MSFSPELIALGEYLAGEFDNKEQAIADPVWYVHLRMWQRPVNLFTEDSITLFAEQASIVNLDNPYRQRILRLQPGHSSDAPVKVQYYMFKDPSLFIGAGRNPALLNTLTASQLDLLPGCVLSVTQQIIAPNCYKFAATPLPNTNCSFTYLGNTLHVSLGFEASATEFYSYDKGIDPATGKATWGAVLGPYRYTKREQY, translated from the coding sequence ATGAGCTTTTCTCCCGAGTTAATCGCTTTAGGTGAGTACCTAGCTGGCGAATTTGATAATAAAGAACAAGCCATTGCCGATCCTGTTTGGTATGTCCACCTCCGAATGTGGCAAAGACCAGTCAATTTATTTACAGAAGACAGTATTACTTTGTTTGCGGAACAAGCTAGTATTGTGAATCTTGATAATCCTTATCGGCAAAGGATTCTACGCTTACAACCAGGACATAGCTCTGATGCACCTGTAAAAGTACAATATTATATGTTTAAAGACCCTAGCCTTTTCATCGGTGCAGGTCGCAATCCAGCTTTACTCAACACATTAACAGCCAGCCAATTAGATTTATTACCAGGCTGCGTCCTCTCAGTTACTCAGCAAATAATAGCCCCTAACTGTTATAAGTTTGCTGCAACCCCACTGCCCAATACTAATTGCAGCTTTACCTATCTAGGTAACACCCTCCATGTTTCTTTAGGTTTTGAAGCCTCTGCAACAGAATTTTACAGTTACGATAAAGGAATTGACCCAGCAACTGGAAAAGCTACTTGGGGCGCAGTCTTAGGCCCTTATCGCTACACTAAGCGAGAGCAGTACTGA
- the hemF gene encoding oxygen-dependent coproporphyrinogen oxidase, whose product MLINSQTPTLAVDSSKFLPPTDAKLRVSQFMKQLQDEISKALANLDGVANFHEDSWERPEGGGGRSRVLRDGAIFEQAGVNFSEVWGSHLPPSILTQRPEAAGHGFYATGTSLVLHPRNPYAPTVHLNYRYFEAGPVWWFGGGADLTPYYPFAEDAQHFHKTLKQACDQHHPEYYPVFKRWCDEYFYLKHRNETRGVGGLFLDYQDGQGALYRGPNPNGEAAIYSNQVGTLPQRTWEELFALVQSCGAAFLPAYLPIVERRHSTEYGDRERNFQLYRRGRYVEFNLVYDRGTIFGLQTNGRTESILMSLPPLVRWEYGYQPEANTPEAELYETFLKPQDWINWTPNHTAD is encoded by the coding sequence ATGTTGATCAACTCGCAAACCCCTACTTTGGCCGTAGACTCATCTAAGTTTCTCCCACCAACTGACGCGAAACTTAGAGTTAGTCAGTTTATGAAACAGCTACAAGACGAAATTAGTAAAGCTTTGGCTAATTTAGATGGTGTAGCTAATTTTCACGAAGATAGTTGGGAACGGCCAGAAGGTGGTGGAGGGCGATCGCGTGTTCTGCGTGATGGTGCAATATTTGAACAGGCTGGTGTAAATTTTTCTGAAGTTTGGGGTTCCCATTTACCACCTTCCATTTTGACCCAACGTCCGGAAGCGGCTGGACATGGTTTTTATGCCACAGGAACTTCTTTGGTTTTACACCCGCGTAACCCCTATGCACCAACTGTCCATTTAAATTATCGCTATTTTGAGGCAGGCCCAGTCTGGTGGTTTGGTGGTGGTGCGGATTTAACACCTTACTACCCTTTTGCTGAAGACGCGCAGCATTTCCATAAAACACTGAAGCAGGCTTGCGATCAACATCATCCAGAGTATTACCCTGTCTTCAAGCGCTGGTGTGATGAATATTTCTACCTCAAGCATCGCAATGAGACAAGAGGTGTAGGCGGTCTATTCTTGGATTATCAAGATGGTCAAGGTGCTTTATATCGCGGCCCTAACCCCAATGGGGAAGCAGCTATTTATAGCAACCAGGTAGGAACTTTACCACAAAGAACTTGGGAAGAATTGTTTGCTTTAGTACAAAGCTGTGGTGCAGCTTTCTTACCAGCTTATTTACCAATTGTAGAACGCCGTCATAGCACTGAATATGGCGATCGCGAACGGAATTTCCAACTCTATCGCCGAGGAAGATATGTAGAATTCAACTTGGTTTACGACCGAGGTACAATTTTCGGACTCCAAACCAACGGACGTACAGAATCGATTCTTATGTCGCTACCACCGTTAGTACGTTGGGAGTACGGGTATCAACCAGAAGCTAATACCCCAGAAGCCGAATTGTACGAAACTTTCCTCAAGCCTCAAGATTGGATAAATTGGACACCCAATCATACTGCGGATTAA
- a CDS encoding STAS domain-containing protein — MIQIEQKTYITQDGNTVIVLAPTGRLDITTAWQFRLKLQECISKLSRHVVVNLSQVNFIDSSGLTSLVAGMRDADKLKGSFRICNVHTEAKLVFEVTMMDTVFEIFETEEEALEGVPRSIAS; from the coding sequence GTGATTCAGATAGAGCAGAAAACCTATATAACCCAGGATGGTAACACCGTTATTGTCTTGGCACCGACAGGGCGCTTGGATATCACCACCGCCTGGCAATTTCGCCTGAAGTTACAGGAATGTATTTCCAAACTCAGTCGCCATGTAGTTGTGAATCTTAGTCAGGTCAACTTTATTGATAGTTCTGGACTAACTTCTTTAGTCGCTGGTATGCGTGATGCTGATAAACTTAAAGGCAGTTTCCGCATCTGTAACGTACACACAGAAGCCAAACTCGTCTTTGAAGTAACGATGATGGATACTGTCTTTGAAATCTTTGAAACAGAAGAAGAAGCTTTAGAAGGTGTACCTCGGAGCATCGCTAGTTAA
- a CDS encoding UDP-glucuronic acid decarboxylase family protein, translating into MRILVTGGAGFIGSHLIDRLIGDGHEILCLDNFYTGNKDNIIKWLDNPYFELIRHDITEPIRLEVDQIYHLACPASPVHYQYNPVKTVKTNVMGTLNMLGLAKRVKARFFLASTSEVYGDPEVHPQTEEYRGSVNPIGIRSCYDEGKRIAETLAFDYYRQNKVDIRVVRIFNTYGPRMLENDGRVVSNFIVQALRGEPLTVYGDGSQTRSFCYVSDLVEGFIRLMNSDYVGPVNLGNPDEYTILELAEAVQNLINPEAKIKFEPLPSDDPRRRRPDITKAKTLLNWEPTVPLQQGLKLTIEDFRNRLNKENKASVS; encoded by the coding sequence ATGAGAATTTTAGTAACGGGCGGTGCAGGGTTTATTGGTTCCCATCTCATCGACCGACTAATAGGTGATGGGCATGAGATTCTTTGCTTGGATAACTTTTATACAGGCAATAAGGACAATATAATTAAATGGCTGGATAATCCTTATTTTGAACTGATCCGCCATGACATTACTGAACCCATTAGGTTGGAAGTAGATCAGATTTATCATTTGGCTTGTCCTGCTTCGCCGGTACATTACCAGTACAACCCCGTCAAAACTGTGAAAACAAATGTGATGGGAACGCTCAATATGCTGGGTTTGGCTAAACGTGTCAAAGCAAGATTTTTCTTAGCTTCCACCAGTGAAGTTTACGGCGATCCAGAAGTTCATCCCCAAACCGAAGAGTATAGAGGTAGCGTCAATCCTATTGGCATACGTTCCTGCTACGACGAAGGTAAACGCATTGCTGAAACTCTAGCATTCGACTACTACAGACAAAATAAAGTTGATATTCGAGTTGTACGTATTTTTAATACTTATGGCCCGCGGATGTTAGAAAACGATGGGCGGGTAGTGAGCAACTTTATAGTGCAAGCTTTACGGGGCGAACCTTTAACAGTCTATGGCGACGGTTCCCAAACCCGTAGTTTTTGCTATGTCTCTGATCTGGTAGAAGGATTTATCAGATTGATGAATAGCGACTATGTGGGGCCTGTAAATCTGGGAAATCCTGATGAATACACCATCTTAGAATTGGCAGAAGCCGTACAAAACCTGATTAATCCCGAAGCCAAAATTAAGTTTGAACCACTACCCTCAGACGATCCGCGTCGCCGCCGTCCAGATATTACAAAAGCAAAAACCTTGTTAAATTGGGAACCTACCGTTCCATTACAACAAGGGTTAAAACTGACAATAGAAGATTTTCGCAATCGGCTGAACAAGGAGAACAAAGCGTCAGTCTCCTGA
- a CDS encoding NAD(P)H dehydrogenase subunit NdhS gives MILPGATVRVKNPADTYYRYEGLVQRVSDGKVAVLFEGGNWDKLVTFRLPELEVVETIGKKKGK, from the coding sequence ATGATCCTGCCTGGAGCAACTGTTCGCGTTAAGAACCCCGCAGATACCTATTATCGCTATGAAGGGTTGGTACAAAGGGTAAGTGATGGCAAGGTAGCTGTGCTGTTTGAAGGCGGTAACTGGGATAAATTAGTTACCTTCCGCTTGCCGGAATTAGAAGTTGTAGAGACTATAGGTAAGAAAAAAGGGAAATAA
- the psb29 gene encoding photosystem II biogenesis protein Psp29 — MNNVRTVSDTKRTFYSVHTRPINTIYRRVVEELMVEMHLLSVNVDFSYNPIYGLGVVTTFDRFMQGYQPERDKESIFSALCQAVEQDEQRYRQDAERLQGIAESLPVNDLIAWLSQSTTLDRDADLQAQLQAIANNPKFKYNRLFAIGLFSLLEISDPELVKDEKQRNEALKKIASGLHLSDDKFTKDLDLYRSNLDKIAQALVVMADMLLADRKKREQRKQQSTTTVAPPSTNE; from the coding sequence GTGAATAACGTCCGTACTGTCTCTGATACAAAGCGAACATTCTACTCTGTTCACACCCGTCCAATCAACACGATTTATCGTCGGGTAGTGGAAGAGTTGATGGTGGAAATGCATCTGCTGTCAGTAAATGTCGATTTTAGCTACAATCCGATTTATGGCTTGGGCGTTGTCACAACCTTTGACCGGTTTATGCAAGGCTACCAACCAGAACGGGATAAGGAATCGATTTTTAGTGCCTTATGTCAGGCTGTAGAGCAAGACGAGCAACGCTACAGGCAAGATGCTGAAAGATTGCAAGGTATAGCTGAAAGCTTGCCAGTAAATGATTTAATTGCGTGGCTGAGTCAAAGTACTACTTTAGATAGAGATGCTGACTTGCAAGCGCAATTGCAAGCGATCGCCAATAATCCTAAATTTAAATACAACCGCTTATTTGCAATTGGTTTATTTTCGTTATTGGAAATTTCCGATCCTGAATTAGTCAAAGACGAAAAGCAGCGCAACGAAGCTCTGAAAAAGATTGCTAGTGGCTTGCATCTGTCTGATGATAAATTCACTAAGGATTTGGATCTTTACCGATCTAATCTCGATAAAATAGCACAAGCGCTAGTAGTAATGGCGGATATGCTCTTAGCCGATCGCAAAAAACGCGAACAGCGCAAGCAACAATCAACTACTACTGTTGCTCCTCCTAGTACCAACGAATAG
- a CDS encoding HAS-barrel domain-containing protein, translated as MRLPLPQFATGDRHPHHIAEVIETTTTEFLAQCLEPEDLSFPPMPPFGSWVCSTDEESGNQIYAVVYHATTMPIDSVHRAVALGLSLQDLREEQPQIFAMLKTEFRAAIVGFEQPSQTEGYNQRVYQYLPPRPPQIHQAVYRCDAEKIIHFTEELDFLQTILSIKGAPIESLAAAAIREVYQLRKADRKWLIKAGRTLSTLLKDDYDRLRFILSQVHP; from the coding sequence ATGCGCCTTCCTTTACCACAGTTTGCCACAGGCGATCGCCATCCTCATCACATTGCTGAGGTTATTGAAACTACCACTACTGAATTTTTGGCACAGTGTTTGGAACCGGAAGACTTAAGTTTTCCCCCTATGCCACCTTTTGGTAGTTGGGTTTGTTCCACAGATGAAGAATCGGGCAACCAAATTTATGCAGTGGTGTATCATGCTACCACTATGCCCATAGATTCCGTACATCGTGCAGTAGCTTTAGGGCTTTCATTGCAAGATTTGCGAGAAGAACAACCCCAAATATTTGCCATGCTGAAAACCGAATTTCGGGCTGCGATCGTGGGTTTTGAACAGCCTTCTCAGACTGAAGGTTATAATCAGCGAGTATACCAGTATTTACCACCTCGACCTCCGCAAATTCATCAGGCAGTTTATCGCTGTGATGCGGAAAAAATTATTCATTTCACTGAAGAACTAGATTTTTTACAGACAATACTTTCTATCAAAGGTGCGCCTATCGAGTCTTTGGCAGCAGCGGCTATTCGAGAGGTTTACCAGTTACGCAAGGCTGACCGTAAATGGTTAATCAAAGCTGGAAGAACCCTCAGCACTCTGTTAAAAGATGACTACGATCGCTTGCGGTTCATTTTAAGCCAGGTTCACCCATAG
- a CDS encoding polyketide cyclase / dehydrase and lipid transport yields MRSCLSKFINQKRRRFCASLVRTYREISSASVDELWQQVVNFTDVSWHPLLKSTNVPYGLVPKPGLIFQAVTRFSPIPIRIFVERVNPREMLSIRVLALPGIEERITYRVESTVCGTCLSYSVTLRGWLSPLIWSLSRPYVDRVARSLVEAVEKAALQAVSSQKKSINDSCFDF; encoded by the coding sequence ATGCGAAGTTGTTTATCCAAATTCATCAATCAGAAACGTCGCCGATTTTGCGCTTCGCTGGTGCGGACATATCGAGAGATCAGTTCTGCATCTGTAGATGAACTTTGGCAACAGGTGGTAAACTTCACAGACGTTTCTTGGCACCCTTTACTCAAAAGTACAAATGTACCTTATGGATTAGTACCCAAACCAGGCTTAATTTTCCAGGCAGTAACTCGGTTTTCGCCCATTCCAATTCGGATTTTTGTAGAACGTGTCAATCCCAGAGAAATGTTGAGTATCAGAGTTTTGGCCCTGCCTGGGATTGAGGAACGTATAACTTACCGAGTAGAGTCAACGGTGTGTGGTACTTGTTTATCTTATTCTGTGACACTACGTGGTTGGTTGTCACCTCTAATTTGGTCTTTGTCTCGTCCCTATGTTGATCGCGTGGCTCGTTCTTTAGTGGAAGCAGTAGAGAAAGCTGCATTACAGGCAGTTTCTAGCCAGAAAAAGTCCATTAATGACAGTTGTTTTGATTTTTAG
- a CDS encoding Mrp/NBP35 family ATP-binding protein: protein MYDVLDARSVLDVLRPVQDPELQKSLVELNMIRNVKIDGGKVSFTLVLTTPACPLREFIVEDCQKAVKKLPGVTDVTVEVTAETPQQKNLPDRTGITGVKNIIAISSGKGGVGKSTVAVNVAVALAQTGAKVGLLDADIYGPNDPTMLGLADAQITVRPSEKGEILEPAFNHGVKLVSMGFLIDRDQPVIWRGPMLNGVIRQFLYQVEWGELDYLLVDMPPGTGDAQLTLAQAVPMAGAVIVTTPQNVALLDSRKGLRMFQQMNVPVLGIVENMSYFIPPDMPDKQYDIFGSGGGEKTAAELGVPLLGCVPLEISTRIGGDSGVPIVVAEPNSASAKALSAIALSIAGKVSVAALT, encoded by the coding sequence ATGTACGATGTTCTCGATGCTCGCTCGGTGTTAGATGTGTTGCGACCAGTTCAAGACCCAGAACTGCAAAAAAGTCTGGTAGAACTGAATATGATTCGCAACGTCAAAATTGATGGTGGCAAGGTTAGTTTCACTTTAGTGTTAACCACACCCGCCTGTCCTTTACGGGAGTTTATTGTTGAAGACTGCCAAAAGGCTGTGAAAAAACTCCCTGGTGTTACAGATGTTACTGTCGAAGTCACAGCAGAAACACCCCAGCAAAAAAACCTACCTGATCGCACTGGTATAACTGGGGTAAAAAATATTATTGCGATTTCTAGTGGCAAAGGTGGCGTGGGTAAAAGTACCGTTGCTGTGAATGTTGCAGTCGCTTTAGCACAAACAGGGGCAAAAGTTGGCTTACTTGATGCTGATATTTATGGCCCCAACGATCCCACCATGTTGGGACTAGCTGATGCCCAAATTACTGTACGTCCTAGCGAGAAAGGCGAAATCCTCGAACCAGCATTTAATCACGGCGTTAAATTAGTCTCTATGGGCTTTTTAATTGACCGAGATCAGCCAGTAATTTGGCGGGGGCCAATGTTAAATGGAGTCATCCGTCAGTTTCTCTATCAAGTAGAATGGGGCGAATTAGATTATCTACTTGTAGATATGCCACCCGGAACTGGGGATGCTCAGTTAACTTTAGCCCAAGCAGTACCGATGGCAGGGGCAGTAATTGTTACTACACCCCAAAATGTTGCCCTCTTAGACTCACGTAAAGGATTGCGGATGTTCCAGCAGATGAACGTCCCAGTACTAGGAATCGTGGAAAATATGAGCTATTTTATTCCTCCAGATATGCCAGATAAACAGTACGATATCTTTGGTTCTGGCGGTGGCGAAAAAACCGCAGCCGAACTGGGAGTCCCATTGTTAGGATGTGTACCCCTGGAGATATCTACAAGAATTGGTGGTGATAGCGGCGTACCGATTGTTGTAGCCGAGCCAAATTCTGCTTCTGCAAAAGCACTAAGTGCGATCGCCTTATCCATCGCTGGTAAAGTATCAGTTGCAGCATTGACATAA
- a CDS encoding cation:proton antiporter, translating into MELISQVLALEPTSQVLGKEPIVPFAILLVVILVVPILFERLRLPGLVGLVFSGVVLGPSGWNLFQTESQTINLLADIGLVYLIFVAGLEVDIEHFQPRKNRSFGFASFSFSFPLIMGTLTGRIFGFDWVISILIGSLFASHTLLAYPILSRLGVVKNEAVTVTIGAKIFTDIGALLILALCIASASPLGVFNLAKLLTLLGWLIIYSVVVLVGFDWVGKEFFRRSGGEEGNQFLFVLLTVFVAAVGAQLIGVEKIIGAFLAGLAVNEVLGEGPVKEKVVFVGSVLFIPIFFVHLGLLIDLPNFIHSTTNLQLTVLLVFSVIVSKFIAALLAKLLYHYNWQEILTMWSLSIPQVGTTLAATLVGYRAELLPVEVFNSVVAVMLVTSTLGPLITSRVAVGLASATVTEPAITNQPEQQTSDPGTAFTIVVPVYNPQTQQYLIELATLLARQANGRIIPLAIATAAANMDAPQLEVSLHRSERLLAKATAQSQALGVTAEPLLRIDDAFAQGISRASREQKASLIVMGWGKRTGLRARLFGNVIDNVLWASHCPVAVTRLVDSPKKIQRILVPVENLMAPTLQPVHFAQLLADANQAQVTVLNVCERRTSSSKIAARRSHLAAIVSKLAVPNPPEIQIIAHENVAQAILQAARLYDLVVLPFTRNRTSPGGLAISDVTTQLARQLTCSIIMLGEPQRTHAVPLPTGIPSTTSVM; encoded by the coding sequence ATGGAACTCATTTCACAAGTTCTAGCATTAGAACCAACCTCCCAAGTTCTTGGCAAGGAACCAATTGTTCCCTTCGCTATTTTGCTGGTAGTTATTTTAGTGGTGCCAATTTTATTTGAGCGCCTGAGATTACCAGGTTTAGTAGGTTTGGTTTTCTCTGGGGTAGTACTTGGCCCTTCTGGTTGGAATTTATTCCAGACAGAATCACAGACAATTAACCTGCTAGCAGATATTGGCTTAGTTTACCTAATATTTGTAGCTGGACTAGAAGTTGACATAGAACATTTCCAGCCAAGAAAAAATCGTTCTTTCGGTTTTGCTAGCTTCAGCTTCAGCTTCCCCTTAATCATGGGCACCCTTACCGGGCGAATTTTTGGCTTTGATTGGGTGATATCAATATTAATTGGCTCTTTATTTGCCTCCCATACGCTTTTGGCATATCCCATTCTGAGCCGGCTGGGAGTGGTGAAAAATGAAGCTGTTACAGTTACCATTGGAGCCAAAATTTTTACTGATATTGGCGCTTTGCTCATATTAGCTCTCTGTATTGCTTCTGCTTCACCTCTAGGAGTATTTAATTTAGCAAAGCTACTTACTTTGTTGGGTTGGTTAATTATTTACTCTGTTGTCGTGTTAGTCGGCTTCGATTGGGTGGGTAAAGAATTTTTTCGGCGTTCTGGTGGTGAAGAGGGAAACCAATTTTTATTTGTGCTGCTGACTGTGTTTGTCGCTGCTGTTGGCGCTCAATTGATTGGAGTCGAAAAAATTATTGGAGCCTTCTTAGCAGGTTTGGCGGTGAATGAAGTTTTAGGGGAAGGCCCAGTCAAAGAAAAAGTAGTATTTGTTGGTAGTGTCCTATTCATTCCCATTTTCTTCGTTCACCTGGGGTTACTAATTGATCTGCCCAACTTTATTCACAGCACTACCAATCTGCAATTAACAGTATTGTTGGTGTTCAGTGTGATTGTTAGCAAATTTATTGCGGCTTTATTGGCGAAATTGCTATACCACTATAATTGGCAAGAAATTCTCACCATGTGGTCGCTGTCAATTCCCCAGGTAGGTACAACATTAGCAGCAACCCTAGTTGGGTATCGGGCTGAATTATTGCCAGTGGAAGTATTCAATAGTGTTGTGGCGGTGATGCTAGTTACATCAACCTTGGGGCCCTTAATTACTAGTCGGGTAGCGGTGGGTTTAGCTTCTGCAACAGTTACAGAACCAGCAATAACAAACCAACCAGAGCAGCAAACCTCAGATCCTGGGACTGCTTTTACTATAGTTGTACCGGTATACAATCCCCAAACGCAGCAGTATTTAATAGAATTAGCAACATTATTGGCCCGCCAAGCCAATGGCAGAATTATACCCTTAGCGATCGCCACTGCTGCGGCTAACATGGATGCACCACAGTTAGAAGTATCTTTACACAGGAGCGAGCGTTTGCTCGCCAAAGCCACAGCACAAAGCCAAGCTTTAGGTGTAACTGCAGAGCCATTACTGCGAATCGATGATGCTTTTGCTCAGGGAATTAGCAGAGCCTCTCGCGAACAAAAGGCTAGTTTGATCGTCATGGGTTGGGGTAAACGTACTGGGTTAAGAGCGCGTTTATTTGGTAACGTAATTGATAACGTTCTTTGGGCATCCCATTGTCCTGTTGCTGTTACTCGTTTAGTAGACTCTCCTAAAAAAATCCAACGGATTTTAGTTCCCGTAGAAAACTTAATGGCACCAACGTTACAGCCTGTACATTTTGCTCAATTGTTGGCAGATGCCAATCAAGCTCAAGTAACTGTACTCAATGTATGCGAACGACGTACCAGTTCCAGCAAAATTGCCGCCAGGCGATCGCATCTTGCTGCAATAGTATCTAAATTGGCTGTGCCCAATCCCCCAGAAATTCAAATTATCGCCCATGAAAATGTAGCTCAAGCCATTTTACAAGCAGCACGCTTGTATGATTTAGTTGTGCTACCTTTTACACGCAATCGCACCAGTCCTGGTGGATTAGCCATTAGTGATGTTACAACTCAATTAGCCAGACAATTAACTTGCTCAATTATTATGCTGGGAGAGCCACAACGTACTCACGCAGTACCGCTTCCAACTGGGATTCCCAGTACTACATCGGTTATGTAA
- the rodA gene encoding rod shape-determining protein RodA, translated as MLLKSSLPKIRWKYWVKPWQQVDWLLFCLPVAVSIFGGLMILSTELKQPVTDWWWHWLVATIGAFIALFIARTRYENLLQWHWVTYGLTNFSLIAVMIAGTSAKGAQRWINIAGFNVQPSEFAKIGIIITLAALLHKRTASSLDSVFRVLLISAVPWGLVFLQPDLATSMVFGAIVLGMLYWANANPGWLILMISPVVAAILFSISWPLSEPIVLFEQLKDLTFSPLGLCWAGAMGIVGWQTLPWRKFNLGAIGAWVLNMLGGELGVFAWNHVLKEYQKDRLSVFINPEHDPLGAGYHLIQSRIAIGAGEIWGWGLFKGPMTQLNFVPEQHTDFIFSAVGEEFGFIGCLVVLFVFCFICLRLLHVAQTAKDNFGSLLAIGVLSMIVFQLIVNVGMTVGLAPVAGIPLPWMSYGRSAMLTNFISLGIVESVANFRQRQKYYL; from the coding sequence ATGTTGTTAAAAAGTTCGCTCCCCAAAATTCGTTGGAAGTATTGGGTTAAACCTTGGCAGCAAGTAGACTGGTTACTATTTTGTTTGCCTGTCGCCGTCAGTATATTTGGCGGGCTGATGATTCTCAGTACGGAACTCAAACAACCAGTCACGGACTGGTGGTGGCATTGGCTAGTAGCTACTATTGGTGCATTTATTGCATTGTTTATCGCTCGTACCCGTTACGAAAATCTGCTTCAGTGGCATTGGGTAACATATGGACTGACCAACTTTAGCCTCATTGCTGTCATGATAGCTGGTACTAGCGCTAAAGGGGCGCAAAGGTGGATTAATATTGCAGGTTTTAACGTCCAACCCTCAGAGTTTGCCAAAATTGGGATAATTATTACTCTGGCGGCTTTGCTACATAAACGCACAGCTTCTAGTCTCGATAGTGTTTTCCGCGTTTTGCTAATTAGTGCTGTTCCTTGGGGATTAGTATTTTTACAACCTGATTTGGCAACATCAATGGTATTTGGTGCGATCGTCTTAGGGATGTTGTATTGGGCAAATGCTAACCCAGGCTGGTTAATCCTGATGATTTCGCCAGTAGTCGCGGCTATTTTATTTAGTATTTCTTGGCCCTTATCAGAACCAATAGTTCTTTTTGAACAACTTAAAGACCTAACCTTCAGTCCCTTAGGCTTATGTTGGGCAGGGGCAATGGGTATTGTGGGCTGGCAGACTCTCCCTTGGCGCAAATTTAATTTGGGCGCTATAGGTGCATGGGTGCTGAATATGCTGGGCGGTGAATTAGGGGTTTTTGCCTGGAACCATGTCCTCAAAGAATATCAAAAAGACAGACTGAGCGTATTTATCAACCCCGAACATGATCCTTTAGGAGCTGGATATCACCTGATTCAATCTCGCATTGCCATTGGTGCTGGTGAAATTTGGGGATGGGGACTGTTTAAGGGGCCGATGACTCAACTCAACTTCGTACCCGAACAGCATACAGACTTCATTTTCTCTGCCGTAGGTGAAGAATTTGGTTTTATTGGCTGCTTAGTAGTACTCTTCGTCTTCTGTTTCATCTGCCTACGCCTGTTACACGTAGCGCAAACAGCCAAAGATAACTTTGGTTCTTTGTTGGCGATTGGTGTTTTGTCAATGATTGTATTTCAGTTGATTGTGAACGTTGGCATGACAGTGGGTTTAGCACCTGTAGCTGGTATTCCCCTACCGTGGATGAGTTACGGACGTTCTGCTATGCTGACAAACTTCATCTCTTTAGGAATCGTAGAATCCGTAGCAAACTTCCGCCAACGCCAGAAATATTATTTATGA